One segment of Carassius auratus strain Wakin chromosome 2, ASM336829v1, whole genome shotgun sequence DNA contains the following:
- the LOC113118401 gene encoding kelch-like protein 18 isoform X2, whose amino-acid sequence MGEASGVQTLSAEGTTVGEHKFSAHRIVLAASIPYFHAMFTNDMVECKQDEIVMQGMDPSALEALINFAYNGHIAIDQQNVQALLIGASFLQLQNVKDACCSFLQQRLHPKNCLGVRQFAETMMCTTLYDAANSFVHQHFFEVSLSEEFLALRPEEVLELVGCDELNVQAEEQVFEAVLAWVWHSREDRESQLPELMSKTRLPLCRPQFIADRVQQDELVRCCHKCRDLVDEAKDYHLMPERRPHLPAYKTRQRCCTSIAGLIYAVGGLNSAGDSLNVVEVFDPIGNCWERCQPMSTARSRVGVAVVNGLLYAIGGYDGQSRLRTVEVYNPETDTWAKVASMNTQRSAMGTVVVDGHIYVCGGYDGKSSLNSVECYSPETDRWTIVTEMSASRSAAGVTVFEGRIYVSGGHDGLQIFNTVEYYNHHTALWHPVAPMINKRCRHGATAFGSNLYVAGGYDGSAFLSGAEVYSSVADQWSHLVAMNTRRSRISLVANCGRLYAVGGYDGQSNLSSMEMYDPETNRWTFMAPMVCHEGGVGVGCIPLQPA is encoded by the exons ATGGGAGAGGCTAGTGGAGTACAGACACTGTCAGCGGAAGGAACAACT GTAGGAGAGCACAAATTCAGTGCTCACAGAATAGTCCTTGCTGCTTCTATTCCGTACTTCCATGCCATGTTCACCAATGACATGGTGGAGTGCAAACAGGATGAGATCGTCATGCAGGGCATGGACCCCAG TGCACTTGAAGCCCTAATAAACTTTGCCTACAACGGACACATAGCCATAGACCAACAAAACGTCCAGGCCCTTCTGATAGGGGCCAGTTTCCTGCAGCTCCAAAATGTCAAAGATGCTTGCTGCTCTTTCTTACAACAGAg GTTGCATCCAAAGAATTGCCTTGGTGTGCGGCAGTTTGCAGAGACTATGATGTGCACCACGCTTTATGATGCAGCCAACAGCTTCGTTCACCAGCACTTTTTCGAGGTATCCCTGTCTGAGGAGTTCCTGGCCCTTCGGCCGGAGGAGGTGCTTGAGCTTGTGGGCTGCGATGAGCTCAATGtccaagcagaggagcag GTGTTTGAGGCCGTACTTGCTTGGGTATGGCATTCACGTGAAGATCGGGAGTCGCAGTTACCAGAGTTAATGTCTAAAACCCGACTGCCTCTATGTCGACCTCAGTTTATTGCTGACCGAGTCCAACAAGATGAGCTTGTGCGCTGCTGCCACAAATGCAG GGACCTTGTCGATGAGGCGAAAGATTACCATCTGATGCCGGAGCGACGTCCACACCTCCCAGCCTACAAAACACGACAGAGATGTTGCACCTCCATCGCGGGCTTAATCTATGCAGTTGGGGGCCTCAATAGTGCTG GTGACTCATTAAACGTTGTGGAAGTATTTGATCCCATTGGAAACTGTTGGGAGCGATGCCAACCTATGAGCACAGCCCGCAGTCGAGTGGGTGTCGCTGTCGTGAACGGGCTGCTTTATGCCATCGGTGGTTATGACGGTCAGTCGCGGCTCAGAACGGTGGAAGTTTACAATCCAGAAACTGACACATGGGCCAAAGTTGCTAGCATGAATACACAACGCAG TGCAATGGGAACAGTCGTAGTTGATGGACATATATATGTCTGTGGTGGATATGATGGCAAGTCCTCTCTAAACTCAGTTGAGTGCTATTCTCCAGAGACTGACAG ATGGACGATAGTTACAGAAATGAGTGCAAGCCGCAGTGCTGCTGGTGTTACTGTATTTGAAGGCAGGATATATGTTTCGGGTGGTCATGATGGTCTACAGATCTTTAACACA GTGGAGTACTACAACCATCATACAGCGTTATGGCACCCTGTGGCTCCCATGATAAACAAGCGCTGTCGGCATGGCGCCACAGCCTTTGGCAGCAATCTGTACGTGGCAGGAGGATATGACGGCTCTGCGTTCCTCAGTGGAGCAGAAGTGTACAGCTCAGTAGCAGATCAGTGGAGCCACCTAGTGGCCATGAACACTCGACGCAGCCGCATTTCTCTGGTGGCCAATTGTGGTCGACTCTATGCAGTGGGAGGTTATGATGGACAGTCCAATCTCAGCTCTATGGAAATGTATGACCCAGAAACTAACCGTTGGACGTTTATGGCACCAATGGTTTGCCATGAAGGCGGGGTAGGGGTGGGCTGTATACCCTTACAGCCTGCTTAA
- the LOC113118401 gene encoding kelch-like protein 18 isoform X1, whose protein sequence is MTMSDTIFEELEDLMHFSVADLPARGYAVMEEIRRQGKLCDVTLKVGEHKFSAHRIVLAASIPYFHAMFTNDMVECKQDEIVMQGMDPSALEALINFAYNGHIAIDQQNVQALLIGASFLQLQNVKDACCSFLQQRLHPKNCLGVRQFAETMMCTTLYDAANSFVHQHFFEVSLSEEFLALRPEEVLELVGCDELNVQAEEQVFEAVLAWVWHSREDRESQLPELMSKTRLPLCRPQFIADRVQQDELVRCCHKCRDLVDEAKDYHLMPERRPHLPAYKTRQRCCTSIAGLIYAVGGLNSAGDSLNVVEVFDPIGNCWERCQPMSTARSRVGVAVVNGLLYAIGGYDGQSRLRTVEVYNPETDTWAKVASMNTQRSAMGTVVVDGHIYVCGGYDGKSSLNSVECYSPETDRWTIVTEMSASRSAAGVTVFEGRIYVSGGHDGLQIFNTVEYYNHHTALWHPVAPMINKRCRHGATAFGSNLYVAGGYDGSAFLSGAEVYSSVADQWSHLVAMNTRRSRISLVANCGRLYAVGGYDGQSNLSSMEMYDPETNRWTFMAPMVCHEGGVGVGCIPLQPA, encoded by the exons ATGACGATGAGTGACACGATTTTTGAAGAATTAGAAGATTTGATGCATTTTTCTGTCGCCGATTTGCCCGCTCGTGGATATGCAGTGATGGAGGAGATCCGACGACAAGGGAAACTGTGTGATGTTACCCTAAAG GTAGGAGAGCACAAATTCAGTGCTCACAGAATAGTCCTTGCTGCTTCTATTCCGTACTTCCATGCCATGTTCACCAATGACATGGTGGAGTGCAAACAGGATGAGATCGTCATGCAGGGCATGGACCCCAG TGCACTTGAAGCCCTAATAAACTTTGCCTACAACGGACACATAGCCATAGACCAACAAAACGTCCAGGCCCTTCTGATAGGGGCCAGTTTCCTGCAGCTCCAAAATGTCAAAGATGCTTGCTGCTCTTTCTTACAACAGAg GTTGCATCCAAAGAATTGCCTTGGTGTGCGGCAGTTTGCAGAGACTATGATGTGCACCACGCTTTATGATGCAGCCAACAGCTTCGTTCACCAGCACTTTTTCGAGGTATCCCTGTCTGAGGAGTTCCTGGCCCTTCGGCCGGAGGAGGTGCTTGAGCTTGTGGGCTGCGATGAGCTCAATGtccaagcagaggagcag GTGTTTGAGGCCGTACTTGCTTGGGTATGGCATTCACGTGAAGATCGGGAGTCGCAGTTACCAGAGTTAATGTCTAAAACCCGACTGCCTCTATGTCGACCTCAGTTTATTGCTGACCGAGTCCAACAAGATGAGCTTGTGCGCTGCTGCCACAAATGCAG GGACCTTGTCGATGAGGCGAAAGATTACCATCTGATGCCGGAGCGACGTCCACACCTCCCAGCCTACAAAACACGACAGAGATGTTGCACCTCCATCGCGGGCTTAATCTATGCAGTTGGGGGCCTCAATAGTGCTG GTGACTCATTAAACGTTGTGGAAGTATTTGATCCCATTGGAAACTGTTGGGAGCGATGCCAACCTATGAGCACAGCCCGCAGTCGAGTGGGTGTCGCTGTCGTGAACGGGCTGCTTTATGCCATCGGTGGTTATGACGGTCAGTCGCGGCTCAGAACGGTGGAAGTTTACAATCCAGAAACTGACACATGGGCCAAAGTTGCTAGCATGAATACACAACGCAG TGCAATGGGAACAGTCGTAGTTGATGGACATATATATGTCTGTGGTGGATATGATGGCAAGTCCTCTCTAAACTCAGTTGAGTGCTATTCTCCAGAGACTGACAG ATGGACGATAGTTACAGAAATGAGTGCAAGCCGCAGTGCTGCTGGTGTTACTGTATTTGAAGGCAGGATATATGTTTCGGGTGGTCATGATGGTCTACAGATCTTTAACACA GTGGAGTACTACAACCATCATACAGCGTTATGGCACCCTGTGGCTCCCATGATAAACAAGCGCTGTCGGCATGGCGCCACAGCCTTTGGCAGCAATCTGTACGTGGCAGGAGGATATGACGGCTCTGCGTTCCTCAGTGGAGCAGAAGTGTACAGCTCAGTAGCAGATCAGTGGAGCCACCTAGTGGCCATGAACACTCGACGCAGCCGCATTTCTCTGGTGGCCAATTGTGGTCGACTCTATGCAGTGGGAGGTTATGATGGACAGTCCAATCTCAGCTCTATGGAAATGTATGACCCAGAAACTAACCGTTGGACGTTTATGGCACCAATGGTTTGCCATGAAGGCGGGGTAGGGGTGGGCTGTATACCCTTACAGCCTGCTTAA